The DNA segment CGACTCGGTAGAGAACCTCACCAGGGCCTCCGGCCGCCCGGCCGTGACGGTCTCCCTCGCCGGTGCCGGCGAGGGCGCGTGCGAGGTCGTGGGGAACCTGCCGTACGTCACCGGGTGCGAACCGGACGGCGACGCCCTCCACTGCACCCTCGCCGACCCGGGTGCGACACCGGATCTCGTCGCGGCCCTCGTCGGGGCGGGGTTCCGGATCGAGGAAGTCCGCCGGTCGTCCCGGTCGCTTGAGGAGATCTATCTCGAACACGTCGGCCAGGCGGAGGGCGGGGCATGAGCACGCTCGCCGTCATCGCCCGGCGCGAGATAAGGCTCGCCCTCCGGAACCGGAGTGCCCTCATCGCGGCGCTCATCTTCGCCGTATGGTTCCCGGTCATGTCGGCCCTCGGGATCGCTGCAAGCGCCGGTGAAGACGCTACGGCCGTTGCCGGCGGCATCGCCGCAATCACCCTCCCGGTCGGGGCATTTATGGGCTATCTCTTCTGCGCCGACGCCTTCCTCCGGGAGAAGCGGGACGGCTCCATCGAGACGCTCCTCTGCACCCCGGTCTCTCTCCGCCGCCTCTGGGAGGGGAAGGCCGTCGGGGTCGCCGTGCCGGCGTACCTGATGACCCTTGCCTCGGCCGCAGTGACCATTGCGGTGGTTTACACCTTGTCGAGCGCTCCTATAGCCGGCGAACCCCTGCTCATCCTTCACCTCGCGGTCGTCGTCCCGGTCTGGATCGCCGCTGCGGCGGGGCTCATCGGCGCGGCCCAGCTCGCGCTCGGGATGCGGGAGAACCAGATCCTCGGGTTCGTCTTCATCTTCGGGTTCATCTTCCTCATCGTCGTGCTCCAGGGCGTCACACCGGGCGGGGGCCTCTCGGTGACGACGGAGGGTATTTTCGCGGCAGCAGGGCTCGCGCTCCTCGCTCTCGCCCGCTTCATCGCCGGGAAGGTGACGAAGGAGCGGATCGTCCGGACGATCCCGTGAGGTGGTAGGAGAGTAAAAGCCCCTCCACTTTTGGCCGGCCGATCTCTCTGCCGGAAGACAGTATGCTACCGAAGAACGACGGCAATGCAGGATGCCTGCGGC comes from the Methanoculleus marisnigri JR1 genome and includes:
- a CDS encoding ABC transporter permease, translating into MSTLAVIARREIRLALRNRSALIAALIFAVWFPVMSALGIAASAGEDATAVAGGIAAITLPVGAFMGYLFCADAFLREKRDGSIETLLCTPVSLRRLWEGKAVGVAVPAYLMTLASAAVTIAVVYTLSSAPIAGEPLLILHLAVVVPVWIAAAAGLIGAAQLALGMRENQILGFVFIFGFIFLIVVLQGVTPGGGLSVTTEGIFAAAGLALLALARFIAGKVTKERIVRTIP